In Deltaproteobacteria bacterium, a single genomic region encodes these proteins:
- a CDS encoding NIPSNAP family protein, whose protein sequence is MIHEWRTYEAMPGKLVALNTHLEVAAGLFKKHGLGVLGFWTEDVGTGGQITYMWTYTDMEERQKKLAAFATDAAWKQQVEEETAKEGVIVARIHNTMLQPTPYSPEPRLKGKIQEWRIYDATPGKLPDLHNRFSTHTLGLFEKHGMENIGYWTEVFGTSNRLVYMLGYPSLGEREKSWAAFMRDPDWQQARAESEKNGTLVAKVSNRILRPTAYSPRG, encoded by the coding sequence ATGATCCATGAATGGCGGACATACGAAGCGATGCCGGGCAAACTGGTGGCCCTCAATACCCATCTCGAAGTTGCCGCAGGCCTATTCAAGAAACATGGCCTTGGAGTCTTAGGATTCTGGACCGAGGATGTCGGTACCGGCGGCCAGATTACCTACATGTGGACCTACACAGACATGGAGGAGCGGCAGAAGAAGCTGGCGGCGTTCGCAACGGACGCGGCCTGGAAGCAACAGGTGGAGGAAGAGACCGCGAAGGAAGGGGTCATTGTCGCCAGAATCCACAACACCATGCTGCAACCGACCCCCTATTCGCCCGAGCCTCGGCTCAAAGGGAAGATCCAAGAATGGCGCATTTACGATGCGACGCCGGGGAAGCTCCCCGACCTCCACAACCGGTTTTCTACCCATACCCTCGGTCTCTTCGAGAAGCACGGGATGGAAAATATCGGCTATTGGACCGAAGTCTTCGGCACGAGCAACCGGCTGGTCTATATGCTGGGCTACCCGAGCCTGGGAGAACGAGAAAAGAGCTGGGCAGCGTTCATGAGGGACCCCGACTGGCAGCAAGCGCGAGCGGAGTCGGAAAAGAACGGCACCTTGGTGGCGAAGGTCTCCAACCGCATTCTGCGGCCCACGGCCTACTCGCCTCGAGGATAA